The genomic stretch TATACATACGAAAGAAAATGCCATAAATCTTGCCTGATTCTAAAGTTAGCTCAGTTCCTCATTTAGTTCAGAAATCTCTACCTGTCAATTAATATAATTATCGATAAACAATTTAGCACCTTCAATCTCCACAACTAAATATGCATAAGTCACTGGTGAATGCAGAACATCATTTCCTCTCTGCAAAATTAGAATGTGGTACAAATTGAGTAAGAGAGTGAAGAATTTAAAAGAATACAGACAAGAAAAGACCATCAAAATATCGACTAGTTAAAATTATCCACTAAAAGCTACATACAAGGAAACCTTAATATTCAAATCGTTTCATGAGCAATAGATTCATGTTTCAATACAACaatttgaaaaaatgtaaaagcaGAGAAAGCaaaagatctttatcttttttctttcttgcctTTTGGTACTATGGGTTTTGGTCAACACATGCATgtacaaggcagctcatgtacatgccgaACATCTACCAGCATGGCAAATTGGTTACTTGTGGAGAGCAGCACATGCTTTCTCCACACCTCCAAATCTAGATGTAGGTTGACtctaacaaatactttgagccAGTTGTGTAATCAAAAGGATTCAACAAGTATCTCTGCTaccaaaaagaacaaaataaataaataaacatatattggAGTATTAGGAACATTGTGTCAAAGAAATTGAATGGTCAAGAGAAAAAAACCATACAATGATTTGGGACATGAAATCTGTTTCCATTGGTTTGGGTGCCTCTGCAACATTCATAAACCTTGGTCAGAAGAAATTGGTACAGaaagagaaaataaattacaagtgTAACCATGAAGGGGACCTTGCAATTACAAGCCTGCAGAAACCAATAATACAAGCCAAaagttcaccaatttcaattgagCTTTGCTTGTGTTAGAGGCAGTAAAGGAGTTAACCGAATCAACAAAAAGATGATACGAAACAAAATGCTAgcaattctcagaagaaactgaAAGTTTCACTTCAGTTTCAACAATCCAGAAACTTGTTGGGTTGAAACTACTAATATGCCAGACATATAACCACTGCATTCCATTTTCCCACATTAGGTTTCATTGTGATGAAAGAAATTTGAAGATACACAATGCATGATCAGAGTACATTTAGTCTTCTTGGGTTCTCAGTATGGTGACCCAaagatatgatgggccccactgtggacaGCTCATGGCCCGAAAAACTCCCAAGCAGAAAAATTCTAACCTTTCAACTGGTGACCAGAAAGAAAATTCTTAAACCGCTGTCCCCAATCCAATAAAACCCTCGTGTAATCTGCACCAGATTTCCCCAATCCAATCAAGGAAGAGTGTGATGTGATGTAAAACATTGACATAGATCAtccccaaaaaattctgaaatttgatTTTCTCCAATTGATTGTGAGTTGTGACATATCCTTCCATCTAATCATACAGCTGCCAGGAATAAAATAAGAGagctaaggaaaaaaaaaactcaaaagcaAGCTTAGAAGGAATTATGTATAAAAATgcaaaaacccttttttttttggactgcTAACAATTCTAAAAACAGATGCATCGAATCAGCAAAATAATTTCACAAAaaatataaatctgaattttcgtATGATCTAAAATCTAGGGGCATGGGACCACTGccccattttatttttatgtatataTAGAGAAAATTTCAAATCCACCTGAAGcaattaaaaaatacatttagaaTGTACTGCTTCTAAACCACAAAGAAATATTGGATAGGAAAAGAGAATTTTTCCCAAATACCATAAAGGAAGCAGAACTCTAGAAATCTCAACTCAGTTCAAAGGCCCACTTAAAAATTGATCTGGgatgggttgatttttggagaATGGATCCATTTGCAACCCTATAAAATGGCCAGATTCTTGAATCATCAATGTCCAATGCTAcctttgaaatggccaagctatatgtcctgggggtgaataggactataccaaattaaaaataattactacggaatatgaaataaagaatagttagcactatacaccaatcacagtataggaatggaaagcaacctaaaatagagaaattgaaacaaaaattgttctaaggacaaccttacaccaaaaaccaaagtttatggtaggacaaccttatttctataacaaatagagaaactgaagctcaaactaataaagtaatagcagaaatataaatcttaactattacaacattcaccactaagcttgaaatgaaatgattacaacattcacattcacatatacatcccacacatgaataattaaagatatgaaatataaaccacacaaccacaaaacacaagggattatagtgtttcgcctgtgtgtacaccaactgttcaacaacagccacacagctactccactcctaatatcctcacacagtggatattagtgttcactatcaaaaataggttttcctaggttcacctaaaagccttcacaattgtgtctttctctgtgagcttacacaattaaaaaacccctcttctgagttttcctgggtctcctcagataaccaatataatgagatttttctggcaaatctcaaaagaaaaccaaatgaaagtaaattacacaaatgtaaaatacctgaatttctccttcgttgtagcagcccaaaagaactaagttggagtagagatttgaatgttcaagatcaatgtccaatactcactttataatggttatagtttctaatagattttaaattcaaacagaagggctagctttaattgattttgattccagaaaaaggaaaacaaacaattcctctttttagattagattggaatgcaagaaacaaaatcaattaacaaagctaaagaaagagaatactaaatatgcacacttagcttaaatggagcacagacttatctcttagaaggccgaattaaattaacttgaattgctttatttattctgagattcgtgctctgtttataggtgagcaaatcacgtcttcgactagtctgaggacctctacgactagtcatagaaccaacagatatttgcaaattcaggcacgataagatttgacagtttcacgactagttgtaggtctccttcgactggtcctaggtctctcacgactagtcgaagctagctgaatttcaacgctgtattttgagttgtgggtctatgactggtcgaagaagcagtcgacattgttcctacgactagtcgaacagtccccaggactagtcgtagcctaatagaaaatatctgaattttgcaacaaacttatgactgatctaggaatttcttagacaggtcaaagcagtgctaggactagtcgaataaagtccaggactagttttggaactgtccaaactcacttatataaaacatatgagttaTGTATCCAGAATAACCTATtataaaggtcaacctaaggtcagtcatacctcaatagtgaagtaaggacattgaacataggagacaagtgacctttgaaagtagtgaatattgaagtcttgatggagctcaaacttgaaagctttttgagattcttgacttgtgaacagtgcttgtcaaacaaagttgatcttgagtagagcattgttcttcacagatgcaagcttcataacagtgtctttggcaccacaaatttgacaacaaaaagggctataaattatagcacttacaaccttAAGTTCATTTCTAGGCAAATCAACGTGAAAAATAAAACATGTTATGACCTTGTTACTCCATTTGGGAACAGTAAAATAACATATGATCCCACTATTATGTCAAGCAACATACTAGCATATTACTCCAATATGATTAGGTCTTGCTTGAATACCACTATTAAGAACTCCTACAATAGGACTTAAAAGGTCGTAAATGCATTGTTTCAATTGAAACAAAGATTGCAGACTTTCAGGAGGGTTTCTACAACAGGATTTCCCTTCTCCAATTTCAttttgaatctctctctctctctccccccctctttatgtgtgtgtgtgcgtgcacgTATGCGCGCGTGTGTTATACATGCTCCTGAAactgagaaagagaaagaagaagaagcacaaaCTTGTTGTCATTCACTCGACCGTTCCATCCAAGCAACAGAAGCTGATGGCAAGAAATCCCTCCCAAAGTCATTCCTCTGCCCGTAAAGAACTGCCATCCCGTCCGCTTCAGCAGCATTCCTTTCCATAATCCTCTCCACGAAACAAGCCTCAAGGACCGGATCTAACCCCCACGAAACCCTAATTCTCCCAATCCTTGAAAAATCCATGTAATACTCCCCTAAATCACCGCCTTCTTCCACATTCCTGCCAAACATGGCCCTGCTCTTTGATCTATGCCCATGGATCTCTGCTTCCTTCACATCCTCCTCATCATCCGCCTTCCTCGACATGAACCCGATCATTTCATCCCGCTCCTCAATGTTCTGCCGCAGCTTCTCGACACAGATCCACAATTCGACCTCCGATTTCTCCATATCCTCGATTCGGAGCATTGGGTCACCGATTTTAATGATACTTACCTCGATTGAGAGAGATGTTCCGAACGAAAGGTGAAGATCTTAGGAAGAGAGACGATTCGGTGGGGATGAATTGAGGTCGAGTGAGAAAAGTTAGCAGAGATGGAGTTTCacgaaatgagagagagagagagagttgttgaaTTAGATCGAAGCTGAGAAATGAAATTGGCGATTTCAAATATATAGGGTGGGCTAGCCACGgcttagctactgacaggttgagtagcgacgtcaccaacttctgtgggcaccaccgtgatgtacgtattttatcaacactgtccatccatttagagagatcatgtTAGAAcacgatccaaagaatgagtcagatccaaacctcaagtggaccccaccatagaaattagtggggagagtgatgcccaccgtaaAAAACTTTTACGGGCCACAGAAGCTTTACCTTCTTTCATATCTATGTTAAcacataaacaggttggatttcaaatatacatcatgatggaccttaagaaggtttcaagtttcaacggtagcgtcactccccactgttttctatggtgaggtccactccagctttggagcagcctcattctttagatcatgctctgaaatggtctctccaaatggatggacggtgtggatataatatgtacatcatggtggggcccacagaacttggtgacgttacttcagtagctaatccatgtccccctgccacctgccaatttctgatggtcggtgctctgtgggccccagcatgatgtatgtgtttcatccatgttgtccatctatttttatagatcattttatggtataagaccaaaaattaggtatatcccaatcttaagtggactacattacaaagaaacagtattgaatgaacatcgaccattaaaattgGACTGGGGATGCtcctttaaaaaggaaaaatcaaAGATAAAAAAGTTCCCTTGTTGAATGCCAAGTGGTGATTTTTGGGAAGGTAAATGCCAAAAATCCTtccaataaatttttttattggaattgagtatcgtggggcccacattgtgtGTGTATGAAATCTAGCTCATGCCATAATGATGATGAAATGTATCAGAAATCGAAAGGTCCAATCATCAGATGGGGCCACGTCaatttagaggttttttttttttttttttgtggtgtttgttgtttgtggcccacctggtgggtGCAACTATTGAATGGATTTAGTTAATAAATATGTTGGAGTGGTGGATGTCATACACAAATCAAGTGGCCCCATGGGTCTACACTTTCACttcttttttaaaggaaaataataaataaataaagttatttttataatttcatcCCTAAGGAAGTTCTAGCATGTATTTTCTAATTATTGAGGCAATATCCAATAAAACATAGATTCCATGGGATTTTTGGCGTTGAAATCCCATAAGAATTCTTAAGGCATTTGGTGGTTAAAATCCCTTTTTAACTAGTCAAGCGCTTAGTTCAATCACACAAAAAAACTTTGGacaatctaatgattttgatgtGTCACTGGCATCGAAGTTGTACTAAGATGTTGTGGTTGATAATTGTGGTTTagatggtagacttttagcctcagttcctatgcaactgaggctaaaaagtagacttttcgcctcggttcctatgcaactgaagctaaaaagtagacttttggcctcggttcctatgcaactgaagctaaaaagtagacttttggcattggttcctatgcaactgaggctaaaaagtagacttttcaccttagtcctatgcaactgaggctaaaaatagacttttcgcctcggttcctatgcaactgaacctaaaaagtagacttttcgcctcggttcctatacaactaaggctaaaaagtagactttttgcctcagttcctatgcaactgaggataaaaagttaaaacttttcacctcagttccttagcaaccgggtcgaaaaatgaacttttagcctcagtttcttagcaatcgaggctaaaaaacacgtttagcctccattttttcaactgatgcttaaaaattgtggctaaaggcctattttcttgtagtgttataGCTAgcattgaaagaaagaaaaaaaaaaaaaaaggacaacgcCGATGGGTAAAAGCCATCGGAATGGCTGCCAACGGTTTAAAGCCATTGGTAATGCCAACGGCCATAGCCAATGATAATTCTAATGGTTTATGCTGTGTTTCCATATTTGCCAATGGCCGGTTAATAGCCGTCGGCGTTTctcattgaaaaagaaaaatatacaaaTTGCTGGAAGCATATTGGCTACCCTAGCCCGCCTCTACCTCGGAACAAGAAAATCTTTGTGGGGGTAAGTAAATTCCAAATACATTGAATCGGATCAACACTAGATTGAACTCAGAAAATTGGAACAATCTGGCAGCATAAAATTTCCAAGTATGAACTTTTCAGCTCGTCTCTGTCCTTAAAAGGAAGAAACTTTTAAAAGTACCCATGATTAGTAGAAAATTATGTATTTTTATTCAATGCCTATGATAAGTAAAAAGAACGTAATACAAAAATAGgttcatgaataaaaataaattaaagaaGAATCTAACAAAAgctattttaaaatttggtttggATACATTCTAATGCATCCCCAACGCTTCAATAGTTTATCTGACTTTGTAACAAGTGTACCTGAAGTTGCCTTgcatgtagaggtgggcatcgagccgagtcgagtcgaggtgggccaagctcggcttggcttgtccatgctatactcgagctcaacattgaagcttggcttgtttgccaaagctgtcgagtcgagctagtggttcgagttgagtcgagctcgagcttgttgggtgagagagtaatgaatTCTATTCTTGATCTTCCTCTATTGATgagaaattcaaaaatcttaggagAATTAAAGCAAAACCCgttgaaaaaaccaaacaaagcttcgaatcggatgaggaacctgtaagaaccgatctgttcttaATCTTCTTCaaccagcagaaatccaagtactaaaaaagaaataaagccGATCGAACACAGATTAGAAATTtgagtaaagagctctagccaattagatcattggatttccttgaagctctaacaaatctgagaagaaccaaTCTCAGATTTCTTGAGTTTCTCGCCCAAGAAGTAGatttcaagagattgaaatcatattaTTGTGGAGCTAAAATGAAAATTGGTGGTAGTGGTCCGGGCAGGCGTGTGGCTGGtagcgggtagagaaagagaaaaaagggaaagggaaagggggtgcaTGCAGTTaggtagagactctagggtttttttttttttttttaaagttaaaagttaaaacttatattaatataatatatatatatattatatacaatatatataatatttaatatttaatatatttattaaccgagccgagtcgagctcgagttcgagtcgagtcgagtcgaatcgagttgaaaCGCCCCTtggtcgaactcagctcgaactcaactcgagcttcaaataattagattgactcgacccgaatcggccattcaagccgagtccagccgagctgactcgagcctaGTCGAgcaagtttttcgagctagctcgaatcgTGAACAGCCCTACTTGCATGTCATTAGCATTGCTAATAAAGCTTCTTTGAATTGAACTGTAGAGGTTGGAATCTGAGCAAGGTGAGAAACTAGCCTCATAGCATTGCTCTTAATCTTAACAAGGTCCTAAAATTGAATAGTTATGAGATAAATATAATTTAATGAGTTCCTAAAATTAAActgaaattggaaaattttgctAGCGAGAAAATTCTCTGTAACAATAGCTTTATTAAAGAAAACCAGTTAAACTTGGTATCACATCGAAGCACCCAAACTGATAGACAGATCAAGGGCCCAGCCCAATAAACAATTAAAAGCCCAATACATCAACATAAATAGTTCTAAGAACTTTCACTACCTGTGAATGAACTTCAGTTGATACAGACACAACCATGATTATTGCTTACAATAGTAGATTCATACCATCTATCTACATTCACTTGCTTGTGATAGTGTATGCATGAGAACCAGAAGTCTCAAACATTCACCAGAAATAACAATTGATTCCCTGATCACGGTTTTTTAAAATCAAGAGGATAAGATAGCTATTTTAGAAGCACATAATGAAAACTAGCTTGCTTATATGCCATAAATTCAGTTGAGAAGTACCTCTAAGAACTTGTGAATTAGGGAGAAAACATCTCCAAGGAGCTctccaataaaaaaaatgaaagaactcCATTGGGAGATCAGGGGCTTGGTTAATCTAGATTACGCAGGAATGGGGGGCGGTAAGAAGAAggcccagtttggatggaatttTAGATGGGGGCATGTCTGTTTGTATgtgttgtaatagatgtcttaaatcgagtttGCCACTGGGTCTGTCGATACCATCGATagtctgttcgatgtcacctttgatggcatcgaacaattctcgatcccatcgatgttttctggattttcttcagttggtcgctggactaactgggcaccttttcgatgccatcgatgaatGTTCGATGCCAACGAGAATTTTTAGAAAATCATGTTTGTCTCTGGACAAttgaggtgttagttcgatgccatcaaaggattaGTTTCGATGCCATCTATGagtgttcaatggcatcgacggATTCTGTGTTGATTTTTCTCAAAACTACGAAATTGCGGGGTTTGTTTCTAATTTCGTTTAGGATTCTtttcaaggctatatatatgggtgtaaacaggaTTGGGAGGTATCGTAAGGGTTTCTAAATTTTCATAGGGGTttaaagggtgagattcgaggttgttcgaattgagtaagctctttctctttgtaatttctactttcatagtgatcatctgttgCTTTGCGCCGtagtttttttttgaaagaatttTTTCACATTAAAATCTGTGTTCTTTTTCCTTTTGCTTGGTGTTATTGGATAGCAatccttgattcatctctgtgtgcttccgcagtcCCCCCAAccagtggtatcagagataaggTTGGGGCGCAGGCTTGAATATGAAGGATTAATATCAATGGGAAAcactaagtttgatattgagaagtacttagtcAAAAATAATATTGAGTTATGGAATTTTAAGACAATTAGCatattaactaagcaaggcgaagatggggctcttgaggagcgacgaCCGTCTGTgagtgatgatgattggaatacccttgataagaaggctttatcctcTATCCGATTgtatctcacggatgaggttttgaataatgttttgagggagaaaaccgcAGTGAAtttgtgggtgaagttagaggactTTTATGCTAAAAAGTCCCTTGAGAATCACCTACATTTGAAACTACAGTTGTTCAACTTTaggatgacagagggtggagatgtggaagtccacatcagtaattttaataagttgatttgcaagttgctagacatgaaggaagtagtcaaagatgaagatcagacttgtattttgttgaattctcttccggcttcgtatgagtcattcagggactcattgtgcaccgTAAAAATGTACCTGAGCGTGGCCACTGTTATCTCATCCTTTCAGGGTAAGGCCATAAGAAAGATAAACAGTAGCATAGGGACCCcttctgatgcactgcttacGAAAGGCAAGAATATTGAGcgaggtacaagatcttcaaggcctagatccaaatccaacagCAAAGGCAAATGCAAAGAGAAATTAGAGTGCTAGAACTGTGGGATGACTAGACACATGAAGGACTATACAAATCATAAgtcaaagaaagaaaactcagaagctTCTTCCATGGAGGCCAATATtattgttgagggttaaatattacatattagaccccagttattacctgattttacgaacatgattttgtttaacaccctattttaatcgtgtttgtatcgcaaggtgaatttaggagcctggactgaaaaatggtactaaaagcatggatttgacgctcagaaatcactaaggcaagggacagaccttaggggactaagatcgaagaatttacatgccatagatctaagaaaatcaagcaattgaaGTCTAAGAGGCCTaaaagtcatcctgaatgcaagatcacagggtttccaccatccgtttggctcgaaactttatatatggcctaaggaccttaaattaaccgtacacattgaatttcagccatttgatccttgtggaagtggcccaacggatagatcagcccataatacactaatctggggcccacttgatatctagatatgctttaattttggtctcaaccctttaaatgaggtggcaaaatggatggatggaacaaatttatcataaacatcctagtgggccctaccctagtGCGAACGTGTACGTGGGATGTGCACATGCGCAGAACACCGGATCGGTCAACATGCCTTGACCGACCCCCGCTTAACCTGGCTTCCACACCAGCAACAGCGGATGCACCGTGTTTGACTGAtgcattgtagtgggccccatcgtggTTCCGTTGCACGATCGGGATCGTCCATTACATGCAGAGGGTGGCCACAACCCTGGCCATGTTGagcttttggtcccatgcacatgTATGCACGTGGATCATCAAAAAACGCAGTATGAATGGCGGAAAggtttgatacagtgggccgcaccaaactcgaccaaaaccactcctttctgaCTGAAATCACGCCAGGAAtctaatgaacagggtggatCTCTCTGAAAATatcactttggggcccactgAGCTTCGCAACACAAGAACGTCCGCAAGGAACGTGTGTCCAGAAGTCTGGCCTTTGTGGACCACTGTGTGATCAAGGGAGTGATCGGAgcagtgatctggaccatctaaaAGTTCAGGAAGGGATTTTTTAACCCCACCAAGAAGTCAGAATCCAAGATGGGATGATCTTCGGTCCAAGAATCCATTCCAAACGCAGtaaggatgagggacaacgactttatgcctcctcagaagatcaactaGCAAATGCCACCaactatctcagctccacctctacattCTGTACTACCTGCACAGCCTTCTTACAGGCCACCTGCACcttgatttaggccacctcaattgCCTATGGTACCGCAGCTGAACCGTTCTTAATAGgctcgggtgcactcacttgcagctgagacATTCGAGACAGCAACCTCAACACcactagcctttgaagtcacggcacatgttcaaggtacaccagtcttcttgttgttggacaccgggtccactgtttcGATCATATCATGGGCGACAGTCAAGCacctggggttggaaactagtcttatggttgggttgagactccttaccactaCAGGGACTTTCTCAGATACTATCAAGttgtgtaagggttgttcgatagacttagggagcagaaaaATACTCATCGACCTAATTATTGCCCCGTTATATCACTACAATgtgatcctcggtatggattggctcaccaagatgaaggcagaAATCGATTGTGATACCggggtggtgacagcccatggacctgagggcacgacctttacgtTCCTGGTTCAGGTCAGTTAACACTAccacattagttgttatgctaccttgctagaggatgttggtggtccaacacttgggaacACACCAGTAGTTTAGGATTTTACGGGTGGTTCAAGAAGatacttggattacctcctcggcatgagatcaattttaccattgatctagtgcctggtgcgacacttaTATCTCTAccaacgtatcgcatgcctccatgtgaaatgaaaGAACTGAgaagacagatcgatgatctgttggatgtaggCTTCATATgaccgagcgtatctccttgggga from Magnolia sinica isolate HGM2019 chromosome 17, MsV1, whole genome shotgun sequence encodes the following:
- the LOC131231466 gene encoding uncharacterized protein LOC131231466, with translation MLRIEDMEKSEVELWICVEKLRQNIEERDEMIGFMSRKADDEEDVKEAEIHGHRSKSRAMFGRNVEEGGDLGEYYMDFSRIGRIRVSWGLDPVLEACFVERIMERNAAEADGMAVLYGQRNDFGRDFLPSASVAWMERSSE